In a single window of the Cervus elaphus chromosome 1, mCerEla1.1, whole genome shotgun sequence genome:
- the NR1H3 gene encoding oxysterols receptor LXR-alpha isoform X1, whose amino-acid sequence MSLWLEAPVPDVSTDSAVELWEPDAQDASSQPLGSSKCILREESSTPQSAGGTSRVGLEVPEPAALLPGVEASPESTELRPQKRKKGPAPKMLGNELCSVCGDKASGFHYNVLSCEGCKGFFRRSVIKGARYVCHSGGHCPMDTYMRRKCQECRLRKCRQAGMREECVLSEEQIRLKKLKRQEEEQAQATSAPPRASSPPQVLPQLSPEQLGMIEKLVAAQQLCNRRSFSDRLRVTPWPMAPDPQSREARQQRFAHFTELAIVSVQEIVDFAKQLPGFLQLSREDQIALLKTSAIEVMLLETSRRYNPGSESITFLKDFSYNREDFAKAGLQVEFINPIFEFSRAMNELQLNDAEFALLIAISIFSADRPNVQDQLQVERLQHTYVEALHAYVSIHHPHDRLMFPRMLMKLVSLRTLSSVHSEQVFALRLQDKKLPPLLSEIWDVHE is encoded by the exons ATGTCTTTGTGGCTGGAGGCCCCTGTGCCTGATGTTTCTACTG ACTCTGCAGTGGAGCTGTGGGAACCAGATGCACAAGATGCAAGCAGCCAGCCCTTGGGAAGCAGCAAGTGCATCCTCAGGGAGGAATCCAGCACACCGCAGTCCGCTGGGGGCACTTCgagggtggggctggaggtgCCAGAGCCCGCAGCCCTGCTCCCTGGTGTGGAGGCCTCTCCAGAGTCCACAG AGCTTCGTCCACAAAAGCGGAAAAAGGGGCCTGCCCCCAAAATGCTGGGGAACGAGCTGTGCAGCGTGTGTGGGGACAAGGCCTCCGGCTTCCACTACAACGTGCTGAGCTGCGAGGGCTGCAAGGGGTTCTTCCGCCGCAGCGTCATCAAAGGGGCACGCTACGTCTGCCACAGCGGGGGCCACTGCCCCATGGACACCTACATGCGCCGCAAATGCCAGGAGTGCCGCCTTCGCAAGTGCCGCCAGGCAGGCATGCGGGAGGAGT GCGTCTTATCAGAAGAACAGATAcgtctgaagaaactgaagcgGCAAGAGGAGGAACAGGCTCAGGCCACATCTGCACCCCCGAGGGCTTCCTCACCTCCCCAAGTCCTGCCCCAGCTCAGCCCGGAGCAGCTGGGCATGATTGAGAAGCTGGTGGCTGCCCAGCAGCTGTGTAACAGGCGCTCCTTCTCGGACCGGCTTCGAGTCACG CCTTGGCCCATGGCACCAGACCCCCAGAGCCGGGAGGCCCGTCAGCAGCGCTTTGCTCACTTCACCGAGCTGGCCATTGTCTCCGTGCAAGAGATCGTGGATTTTGCCAAACAGCTGCCAGGCTTCCTGCAGCTCAGCCGGGAGGACCAGATCGCCCTCCTGAAGACGTCTGCGATCGAG GTGATGCTCCTGGAGACCTCTCGGAGGTACAACCCTGGAAGTGAGAGTATCACCTTCCTCAAGGATTTCAGTTATAACCGGGAAGACTTTGCCAAAGCAG ggctgcaggTGGAGTTCATCAACCCCATCTTTGAGTTCTCCAGAGCCATGAATGAGCTGCAGCTAAATGACGCTGAATTTGCCTTGCTCATTGCCATCAGCATCTTCTCTGCAG ACCGGCCCAACGTGCAGGACCAGCTCCAGGTAGAGAGGCTGCAACACACATATGTGGAGGCCCTGCATGCCTACGTCTCCATCCACCACCCCCAT GACCGACTGATGTTCCCAAGGATGCTGATGAAACTGGTGAGCCTCCGGACACTGAGCAGCGTCCACTCAGAGCAAGTGTTTGCCCTGCGCCTGCAAGATAAGAAGCTTCCCCCGCTGCTGTCTGAGATCTGGGACGTGCATGAATGA
- the NR1H3 gene encoding oxysterols receptor LXR-alpha isoform X2 — MSLWLEAPVPDVSTDSAVELWEPDAQDASSQPLGSSKCILREESSTPQSAGGTSRVGLEVPEPAALLPGVEASPESTELRPQKRKKGPAPKMLGNELCSVCGDKASGFHYNVLSCEGCKGFFRRSVIKGARYVCHSGGHCPMDTYMRRKCQECRLRKCRQAGMREECVLSEEQIRLKKLKRQEEEQAQATSAPPRASSPPQVLPQLSPEQLGMIEKLVAAQQLCNRRSFSDRLRVTPWPMAPDPQSREARQQRFAHFTELAIVSVQEIVDFAKQLPGFLQLSREDQIALLKTSAIEVMLLETSRRYNPGSESITFLKDFSYNREDFAKAGLQVEFINPIFEFSRAMNELQLNDAEFALLIAISIFSAGPTDVPKDADETGEPPDTEQRPLRASVCPAPAR; from the exons ATGTCTTTGTGGCTGGAGGCCCCTGTGCCTGATGTTTCTACTG ACTCTGCAGTGGAGCTGTGGGAACCAGATGCACAAGATGCAAGCAGCCAGCCCTTGGGAAGCAGCAAGTGCATCCTCAGGGAGGAATCCAGCACACCGCAGTCCGCTGGGGGCACTTCgagggtggggctggaggtgCCAGAGCCCGCAGCCCTGCTCCCTGGTGTGGAGGCCTCTCCAGAGTCCACAG AGCTTCGTCCACAAAAGCGGAAAAAGGGGCCTGCCCCCAAAATGCTGGGGAACGAGCTGTGCAGCGTGTGTGGGGACAAGGCCTCCGGCTTCCACTACAACGTGCTGAGCTGCGAGGGCTGCAAGGGGTTCTTCCGCCGCAGCGTCATCAAAGGGGCACGCTACGTCTGCCACAGCGGGGGCCACTGCCCCATGGACACCTACATGCGCCGCAAATGCCAGGAGTGCCGCCTTCGCAAGTGCCGCCAGGCAGGCATGCGGGAGGAGT GCGTCTTATCAGAAGAACAGATAcgtctgaagaaactgaagcgGCAAGAGGAGGAACAGGCTCAGGCCACATCTGCACCCCCGAGGGCTTCCTCACCTCCCCAAGTCCTGCCCCAGCTCAGCCCGGAGCAGCTGGGCATGATTGAGAAGCTGGTGGCTGCCCAGCAGCTGTGTAACAGGCGCTCCTTCTCGGACCGGCTTCGAGTCACG CCTTGGCCCATGGCACCAGACCCCCAGAGCCGGGAGGCCCGTCAGCAGCGCTTTGCTCACTTCACCGAGCTGGCCATTGTCTCCGTGCAAGAGATCGTGGATTTTGCCAAACAGCTGCCAGGCTTCCTGCAGCTCAGCCGGGAGGACCAGATCGCCCTCCTGAAGACGTCTGCGATCGAG GTGATGCTCCTGGAGACCTCTCGGAGGTACAACCCTGGAAGTGAGAGTATCACCTTCCTCAAGGATTTCAGTTATAACCGGGAAGACTTTGCCAAAGCAG ggctgcaggTGGAGTTCATCAACCCCATCTTTGAGTTCTCCAGAGCCATGAATGAGCTGCAGCTAAATGACGCTGAATTTGCCTTGCTCATTGCCATCAGCATCTTCTCTGCAG GACCGACTGATGTTCCCAAGGATGCTGATGAAACTGGTGAGCCTCCGGACACTGAGCAGCGTCCACTCAGAGCAAGTGTTTGCCCTGCGCCTGCAAGATAA